The genomic window ACAAGATCAGGCCGATTTTGCCACGCTACTACAGATAGAACAGGCCAATAGTTCGGCCATTGAAACTGTTATTACTATGATGACCAGGCTATTACAACTTTATAATGAGCCAACCTATGCTCGCTTAAGTCTGGAAATTATTGCCGAAGCCAGTAGAAACCCGGTAATTAACAGCACTTTTATTGAAAATGAAAAAATTGTCAGACAACAACTGGTTGATGTCCTAAAGCATGGCGTCAGTAATGGCGAAATTGATCCAAAATTATCGATTGAAAATACTGCTTCCTGGTTAATGACCATCGCTGACGGCGCAATCGGACGTGATCTTATGGAGCCAGAGTTTGATTTGGCCAATCGTTTAGAGTCATTTATCTATATGATCAAGAAGATATTGATACCAATTAAGTAGGGGTTAATAGGATAATTGGTATATAGATATAAGCCTCACAAGGTATTAATAAGCAAGGAAATAGGCTTTGCTGTTAAATTGAGTTTAGATGGATTAGTTGTTACTTAATTTGACAGTTTGCTGTAATAAAGTACAGCATAAACTGACTGCCGCTAAAAGTAACAACTTAAACACCGACGCATTACTATTGCATCTAACTACTTTAACTAGCTTAGGTTTTTTGTAGTTTTCGTTTTAATGGTTGACAATTTTCAACGACTGTTTTAATTTCTTCAGCCGTGAAACCAACAATATTCAAAAAATGCAAATTGAATATAACCTCCATTTTTAAACAGAGAGTCCATAGCTCTCGGCCCTTAACAAATTCATCTTCTAAGTTTTGATTGTAATGCGTTAAATAATGCCTGATATCTACAACTTTTCTTATAAACTTACTTCTTTCATTACTAGTTCCAAGATACTCTTTAAACGGCTCAATTAGTCTTTTTAACCGTTTAGCCAGATTAATTTCATTTCCATGCATTAATCTGCCTTTTAGCCAGTCAATATGAGCATCTGGGCATGCTGCAAGAACGGTAGATACCAGTGATTGAAAAACCTCTGGTTCCATTAATTTTTCATCGTTAGTTCTTCTATGGTGGACTTCCAGCCCTTGTGCTAAGGCTAAAAACTTACCATCAAGATATTTTTGAGCGCCTATTTTAGTTGAGAAATATAAACCAAATGCAGGGGCTAAATATTCATAAGCACTTATCCAACTGTTGAACACTTGCTGAGCATTATGTTTAATAGCAGCATAACTAAATATCATATCTTGATGCCAAGTTCGTTTGGGTACTTTTTCAGAAAATGGAATACTTTGATAATAGATTTTGATTGGAACTGAGTATTGTGTACCATCTCCGAGGTCACGCTGTATTTCGGATGACGTTGCTGAAACGTTTTTTATAGCAACAATGGCATCCATGGCAAAACACATAAGATGGGTAATTTTAAAAGCAATCGTGGTGAAGTCGTTCAGATCACACAATTCTCCCGATTCAAGCTTAAAATAAGCTTTCTGAGTGATCTTTGCTTCTTTTAGACTTGGACAACTTGGAAGCTTATATGAAAAACAAATTTCAAGCTTCATTCCATTATCCAGAGTAAAGCCTATTTTTTCAGGTGGATTATAACTAACCTTTGCTGTTTGCCTTTTCCTATCGTAATCTACACTTATTCCACTGATCCCAATCCACTCATCCAGGCAATCCACTGCAAAAGAAAAGGTATTAAAACTGACAGGCTCATCTTGCCCCCATGCTGCCCCAATTAAGGCTCTATGGGCATAAATCTTTGATTTTGAAATACCTCCAGGTGGGAAACTTTTTTTGATATAAAAACAGTTATCAAGGGTTACCAGACCATCATTTTCAACATGACCTATTATTCTATCTATATCATCATTTCTTTTTAACGCATCTATACTCTCATCGAAAAGACCCACAATTTCTAAGTCAATGCATCCACTATCACTGATTGAGAGTAGCCCTGGTATTTTCTTATCTTCTTTTTCCGGCAACCAGAAGTAGCCTGTTTTTCTGTATTGTTCTTCAATTCTCACAAGATAGCCTTTTAAAATCTAATTTTTGTATATTGGGTTGGCATAAGTAGATATTGAAGGTAATCACTACGTTTCATACCTGTAACGATTAATAACCATCTCACCTTTCTTTAAAAAAAAGCCCGCGGCTACTAGTGCTTTCAAGAAAATACTTTACATTACAGTCTATGGTATTTTCAAAAATGCATCTATTAACTCACAGGCTTTCGATAGATTAACGAGTTTTATTACAAACTTGAATGGCAAAAAGCCTCGCAAAAGCGAGGCTTTTAATTCTTTTAACTTCACACTTAACGGTAGTGACTCACCTTTTATCCCATTATATTTCTACTAGAACATTAGTAAATCAAGAATAAAAAACTTTCATCAAAGTAACTATAACACTGAATGGTTGCTATAGATTTAGGGCGCCTTACGAATTTGAGGAGTATTATATAAGTAAAGTAAAACAACAGGCATCAAAAAACCATCGATAAAAAGCTTTAGCTTCCCTTTGTCTCACTAACAATATGCATAGTCACTAATTTGCTCATCTTGAGCCTTCATTTTCTACGTTTGACAAACCAGGCTAGTAAAAAAAAAATCCACAAAAAACTTTGCAGCGCTAAACAAAAACCCCGAATAACGGGGCTTAAAGAAATATAATTTACATTAAATTATATGATATCCCTCAAAACGGAATATCATCATCAAAATCCATTGGTGGTTCAGCCGGTGTCGCGGGAGCGGTTTTACCAGAATGGGCGGCTGGCGCTGATGCTGGTGCGTTACCACTAAACTGCTGAGTTTGTTGTGGCTGTTGTGGTTGTCCCCAGCCACTGGCTGGATTATTTTGTGACATACCCTCTTGTGAGCCACCACGCGCGCCTAACATTTGCATGGTTCCACCAATATTCACCACCACTTCGGTAGAGTAGCGATCCTGGCCATTTTGATCTTGCCATTTACGGGTTTGTAGTGAGCCTTCAATATAAACTTGTGAACCTTTACGTAAATATTCACCTGCCACTTCCGCCAGCTTGCCAAAGATCACAACACGGTGCCATTCTGTTTTTTCCCGCATTTCGCCACTTTGCTTATCACGCCAACTTTCAGAGGTTGCCAGCGTAAGATTCGCAACCGCACCACCATTTGGCATATAACGAATTTCAGGATCTTGTCCCAAGTTGCCGATAAGTATGACTTTGTTAACGCCTCTGCTGGCCATTCGATACTCCTGATGTATTAATATTTTTGCCTAAATTCAAATGTCGCTAGTTTAACATGCGAACACGCTATTGAATATGGAAACCAAACCGTTGTGATTACGGTTTGCGAAACGTCTTAGAAAATTATACTGCAATATTGCTAAATTTTTTTAAGTTTGGCGATTAAATTGCAGAATATGACAGCCTATACTGTACTGTATATTCATTCAGCCAGAATTGTGTAATAATAAAACGTTTTATTTACTGTTTGAATGTGTTCTCATCCGGGATGTGGTATATGGATAACATTGAAGTCAGAGGTGCGCGCACCCATAATTTAAAAAATATCAATTTAATTATTCCTCGCGATAAATTAATTGTTATTACTGGGTTATCAGGCTCAGGCAAATCTTCCCTGGCATTTGATACCCTGTATGCAGAAGGTCAGCGCCGCTATGTTGAATCACTGTCTGCCTATGCCCGGCAGTTTTTATCCTTAATGGAAAAACCGGATGTTGATCATATTGAAGGGCTATCACCGGCCATTTCGATTGAGCAGAAATCCACCTCTCACAACCCACGTTCAACGGTAGGAACAATCACTGAAATCCACGATTATTTGCGGTTATTGTTTGCCCGGGTTGGTGAACCGCGCTGTCCTGATCACGATACGCCGTTAGCGGCGCAGACAGTTAGCCAGATGGTTGATAACGTCCTGGCGCTGCCGGAAGGCAAGCGGTTAATGTTGCTGGCACCGGTAGTTAAAGAGCGTAAAGGTGAACATATTAAGCTATTGGATAATCTGGCCGCACAAGGTTATATTCGCGCTCGCATTGATGGCGAAGTTTGCGATCTTTCCGATCCGCCTAAATTAGAACTCCATAAAAAGCATACTATTGAAGTGGTCGTTGACCGTTTTAAAGTGCGTGCCGAGCTGGCGCAAAGGCTGGCAGAGTCGTTTGAAACTACGCTTGAGTTATCAGGCGGTACTGCGGTTATCGCTGATATGGATGACAGCCAAGCAGCTGAACTCGTTTTCTCCGCTAATTTTGCTTGCCCGATCTGCGGTTATAGCATGAGTGAATTAGAGCCGCGCCTGTTTTCCTTTAATAATCCGGCAGGGGCTTGTAGCTCTTGTGATGGACTCGGTGTACAACAATTTTTCGACCCGGAACGCGTGATCCAAAACGAGGAAATTTCTTTAGCTGGCGGGGCAATACGCGGTTGGGATCGACGTAATTTTTATTACTTCCAGATGCTACAGTCGTTAGCTAAACACTATAAATTTGATGTCGAAGCCACGTTTAGTTCGCTAGATCCGGCGATCAAGCAAGTGATTTTATATGGCTCCGGCAAAGAAGCAATTGAATTTAAATATCAAAATGATCGCGGCGATGTTACCGTAAGGTGCCATCCCTTTGAGGGAGTGATCCATAATATGGAGCGCCGTTATAAAGAAACCGAATCAATGGCGGTGCGCGAGGAACTGGCAAAATATATCAATAATCGGCCATGTATTGCCTGTCATGGCACCCGCTTACGGCAAGAAGCCCGTTACGTGTTTATTGAAAATACCACCCTGCCTGAAATTTCAGATTTTAGTATTGGCCATGCGATGGCATTTTTCCAAACATTGCAGCTCGGTGGGCAACGTGCACAAATTGCGGAAAAGATTCTGAAAGAAATTAACGATCGATTAAAATTCTTGGTCAATGTAGGGTTAAATTACCTGTCTCTCTCTCGCTCAGCTGAGACCTTATCTGGTGGCGAAGCGCAACGTATTCGATTGGCAAGTCAAATCGGTGCCGGTTTAGTTGGTGTCATGTATGTATTAGACGAGCCTTCGATTGGTTTACATCAACGAGATAATGACCGGCTGTTACAGACCTTGCTGCATTTACGAAATTTAGGCAATACGGTTATTGTGGTCGAACATGATGAAGATGCGATCCGTGCCGCCGATCATATTATTGATATCGGCCCGGGAGCAGGTATACATGGAGGACGCATTGTTGCTCAAGGCAGCCTGGACGATATTATTAGCAATCCAGATTCATTAACCGGTAAGTATCTTAGCGGTGAACGTAAAATCGCTATTCCGCCTAAACGTGTACCTCTCGATGCAGAAAAAACCCTAAAGCTGATTGGTGCCCAAGGTAATAATCTAAAAAATGTTACCCTGGAACTACCTGTTGGCTTATTTACCTGTATTACTGGCGTTTCCGGCTCAGGAAAATCAACCTTGATCAATGATACCTTGTTTCCTATCGCCCAGCGGCAATTAAATAAAGCTACCAATGCCACCCCAGCGCCTTATACCGATATTGAAGGATTACAATTTTTCGATAAAGTGATTGATATTGACCAAAGTCCAATCGGCCGAACCCCCCGCTCAAATCCAGCCACCTATACTGGCGTATTTACACCGGTACGGGAATTATTTGCTGGCGTACCTGAATCTCGGGCGCGAGGTTATACCCCTGGACGGTTTAGTTTTAATGTCAAGGGTGGTCGCTGCGAGGCTTGCCAGGGGGATGGCGTGATCAAAGTTGAAATGCATTTTCTGCCCGATGTCTATGTTCCCTGTGATCATTGCAAGGGCAAACGCTATAATCGTGAAACGTTAGAGATCAAATATAAAGGCAAAAATATTCACGAAGTGTTAGAAATGACCATTGAGGAAGCACGTGAATATTTTTCCGCTGTCCCGGCGCTAGCGCGAAAATTGCAAACACTGATCGACGTTGGACTTTCCTATATCCGTTTAGGTCAATCGGCAACCACCTTATCCGGTGGTGAAGCACAACGGGTTAAGTTATCGCGCGAACTTTCTAAGCGCGGTACTGGCCAAACGCTCTATATTTTGGATGAACCGACCACCGGTTTACATTTTGCTGATATTCAACAACTATTGCATGTATTACATCAACTCCGTGATCAGGGCAATACTATTGTGATCATTGAACACAATTTAGACGTAATTAAAACAGCTGACTGGATTGTTGATTTGGGTCCAGAAGGCGGTAGTGGTGGTGGTGAGATCTTATTCGCCGGTACACCCGAGCAGATTGTAAAATGTAAGCAATCACATACCGGTCAGTTTTTAAAACCGATCCTAAAACGTGGTTATTAATAAGGAATAATTTCCGTTATAGAAATTGAATAAGCGCCCGGCTCTACTGCCGGGAGCAATATTGCGCAACAATATTGTTACCAATAACAATCAGAACGGAATATTAGCTATAATAAGAAACGCTTTGTTGTGCTAATACCAGCCCGACCCCTTCCATGCTCTTAATCTGTTTGAATATCATTTTTGATTGCCTGCATAAACACAAATTTTTTTATCTATTCTATTATTAACACAAAATTAACAACAAGAACGCATTTATCAGCACGGATAATATGAAGTTCATCATTTTTATTTATCTTATTTTTTATCGAGTTTTAAGTGTCAAAGATAAACAACGCTTTTCAACTCAATTTTAGTAAACAGCTTATCATTACAGTATTACTTTATAATTAATTAACCGGCTACTAGATTGTATTAACACAAAAATTACATTATTGAGTGATTGCGTTATCGGTTTAAAAAATTAATAAATACGATAGTTAACACCCACAAAAAGAGAGTGAAAAATGAACAACTTTGAAAAGCATGATTTAACTAATTTGGTTGGCAAACACCTCGTATATACTTATGAAAACGGTTGGCAGCATGAAATTTACATAAAAAACGACAACACCGTGGATTATCGGGTCTGTAGTGGTTCCGCCAGTAACCGATGTGTAAAAGATCAATCTGCCTATATTGTACAGATCGGACTGAACATATATAAAGCATCCTGGACGGAACCAACCGGCACAAGTATTAGTGTAATTTTAAATCTTCGGATCCAATTGTTGCACTGTACCGCTTTCTTTCCGCGCTGGGTTATGGATGAACCAGAAAAAACCGCCTGTTTTCAAAATGACCATCTAGATGAAATGGAAGCCTATCGTGAAGCTGGTCCAACCTACCCGATCGAAATAATGGATGAATTTGCCACCATTACTGCTGTTCATAGTTGTGATTTAAATGATGACAGCGTAATTTCCTGTGCCACTAGTAAACAAGCAAAATAACGCTACTAAAAGCTTCGATAGGCCATCTACCGACTGATAAGGCAGAATAGAATATTGATAGTTAAGTTCATCAGTATGACAACTATTTTGTAAACCAAAGGCTATCGCAAAAATTTGACGCCACGGATGGTGATGAAAAATTTAATAAATTAAAACTACTAAATCAATTAATAGCTGATATTAAAACAGCAATGCACAGTAACGTGTAACGTGCCGATTTTTTGGCTCATAGCGCTCATGCTGCAAGAATGTTAATTATTTGTTATTTTTTTCTCAATCAGTTCTATACTATTAGTTCA from Arsenophonus sp. aPb includes these protein-coding regions:
- a CDS encoding TetR/AcrR family transcriptional regulator — encoded protein: MADQTEKQRAKKKQIITAAIHCFVEKGFHATSTAEICKAAGMSPGNLFHYYPTKNSIIEAIALQDQADFATLLQIEQANSSAIETVITMMTRLLQLYNEPTYARLSLEIIAEASRNPVINSTFIENEKIVRQQLVDVLKHGVSNGEIDPKLSIENTASWLMTIADGAIGRDLMEPEFDLANRLESFIYMIKKILIPIK
- a CDS encoding HEPN domain-containing protein; the encoded protein is MRIEEQYRKTGYFWLPEKEDKKIPGLLSISDSGCIDLEIVGLFDESIDALKRNDDIDRIIGHVENDGLVTLDNCFYIKKSFPPGGISKSKIYAHRALIGAAWGQDEPVSFNTFSFAVDCLDEWIGISGISVDYDRKRQTAKVSYNPPEKIGFTLDNGMKLEICFSYKLPSCPSLKEAKITQKAYFKLESGELCDLNDFTTIAFKITHLMCFAMDAIVAIKNVSATSSEIQRDLGDGTQYSVPIKIYYQSIPFSEKVPKRTWHQDMIFSYAAIKHNAQQVFNSWISAYEYLAPAFGLYFSTKIGAQKYLDGKFLALAQGLEVHHRRTNDEKLMEPEVFQSLVSTVLAACPDAHIDWLKGRLMHGNEINLAKRLKRLIEPFKEYLGTSNERSKFIRKVVDIRHYLTHYNQNLEDEFVKGRELWTLCLKMEVIFNLHFLNIVGFTAEEIKTVVENCQPLKRKLQKT
- a CDS encoding single-stranded DNA-binding protein, giving the protein MASRGVNKVILIGNLGQDPEIRYMPNGGAVANLTLATSESWRDKQSGEMREKTEWHRVVIFGKLAEVAGEYLRKGSQVYIEGSLQTRKWQDQNGQDRYSTEVVVNIGGTMQMLGARGGSQEGMSQNNPASGWGQPQQPQQTQQFSGNAPASAPAAHSGKTAPATPAEPPMDFDDDIPF
- the uvrA gene encoding excinuclease ABC subunit UvrA — translated: MDNIEVRGARTHNLKNINLIIPRDKLIVITGLSGSGKSSLAFDTLYAEGQRRYVESLSAYARQFLSLMEKPDVDHIEGLSPAISIEQKSTSHNPRSTVGTITEIHDYLRLLFARVGEPRCPDHDTPLAAQTVSQMVDNVLALPEGKRLMLLAPVVKERKGEHIKLLDNLAAQGYIRARIDGEVCDLSDPPKLELHKKHTIEVVVDRFKVRAELAQRLAESFETTLELSGGTAVIADMDDSQAAELVFSANFACPICGYSMSELEPRLFSFNNPAGACSSCDGLGVQQFFDPERVIQNEEISLAGGAIRGWDRRNFYYFQMLQSLAKHYKFDVEATFSSLDPAIKQVILYGSGKEAIEFKYQNDRGDVTVRCHPFEGVIHNMERRYKETESMAVREELAKYINNRPCIACHGTRLRQEARYVFIENTTLPEISDFSIGHAMAFFQTLQLGGQRAQIAEKILKEINDRLKFLVNVGLNYLSLSRSAETLSGGEAQRIRLASQIGAGLVGVMYVLDEPSIGLHQRDNDRLLQTLLHLRNLGNTVIVVEHDEDAIRAADHIIDIGPGAGIHGGRIVAQGSLDDIISNPDSLTGKYLSGERKIAIPPKRVPLDAEKTLKLIGAQGNNLKNVTLELPVGLFTCITGVSGSGKSTLINDTLFPIAQRQLNKATNATPAPYTDIEGLQFFDKVIDIDQSPIGRTPRSNPATYTGVFTPVRELFAGVPESRARGYTPGRFSFNVKGGRCEACQGDGVIKVEMHFLPDVYVPCDHCKGKRYNRETLEIKYKGKNIHEVLEMTIEEAREYFSAVPALARKLQTLIDVGLSYIRLGQSATTLSGGEAQRVKLSRELSKRGTGQTLYILDEPTTGLHFADIQQLLHVLHQLRDQGNTIVIIEHNLDVIKTADWIVDLGPEGGSGGGEILFAGTPEQIVKCKQSHTGQFLKPILKRGY
- a CDS encoding phenolic acid decarboxylase — encoded protein: MNNFEKHDLTNLVGKHLVYTYENGWQHEIYIKNDNTVDYRVCSGSASNRCVKDQSAYIVQIGLNIYKASWTEPTGTSISVILNLRIQLLHCTAFFPRWVMDEPEKTACFQNDHLDEMEAYREAGPTYPIEIMDEFATITAVHSCDLNDDSVISCATSKQAK